One genomic window of Salvia miltiorrhiza cultivar Shanhuang (shh) chromosome 4, IMPLAD_Smil_shh, whole genome shotgun sequence includes the following:
- the LOC131019487 gene encoding uncharacterized protein LOC131019487, translating into MPPKRGRPVRNNNNRRNRNAVPEEPQDARGHNPSPPPPTRRVEELFLRQNPPTFDGTSEPAEAEIWVRAMERIFNFLRCTDEERLSCVSFQLTGSADFWWEARRKILTPEQWASYTWEDFKTGLYDKYIPKSYRKKKEAEFYELKQGNKSVVEYDKEFCNLSRFAPQQVDTDEKMAEKFCAGLRYEIKMALASHGGLSYTESLNRALDVEAAMPSDKSAPLLISTPNDPPVASHTLKGKRKWDNNEDNINQTSKKVWQEYERAEQFIQPRHEAQTNLERTRGNQGQKGVLPCPNCGKMHRGICRAGTNGCYNCGQKGHYSTQCPNRQRGSAVGNTRTPLPAIRGHLRNQPQSHQ; encoded by the coding sequence atgccgcctaagagaggacgccctgtgagaaacaataacaatcgcagaaaccgtaacgctgtacccgaagaaccacaagatgctcgaggacataacccatcccctccgcctccgactaggagagtcgaagaactctttttaaggcaaaatccacctacgtttgacggaacgagtgaaccggctgaagctgagatttgggtgcgtgcaatggaacgcattttcaactttctacgttgtactgatgaggagcgcctatcttgcgtctctttccaactaacaggatcagctgacttctggtgggaagcacgtcgaaaaattctgacacctgaacaatgggcaagttatacttgggaagattttaagacgggattatatgataaatatattccgaaaagctataggaagaagaaagaagctgagttctacgagttgaagcaaggaaataaatctgtggttgaatacgacaaggaattctgcaacctgtctaggtttgctccgcaacaagtggacacagatgagaagatggcagagaaattttgtgccggtctacggtacgaaattaagatggctctagcaagccacggaggactctcatacacggagtctctgaacagggcacttgacgttgaagctgcaatgccgtcggacaagtcagccccattgttgatctcaacgccaaatgatccaccagtagcctcacatactctcaaagggaagcgcaagtgggacaacaacgaagacaatatcaatcagactagtaagaaagtgtggcaagaatatgaacgggccgaacagtttattcaaccaaggcacgaggcacagactaacctcgAGCGAACTAGGGGTAACCAAGGTCAGAAAGGAGTTTtaccttgcccaaattgtggtaagatgcataggggtatttgtcgggctggaactaacggttgttacaattgtggccaaaaaggtcactactccacgcaatgccccaatAGACAACGAGGTTCAGCAGTTGGGAACACCCGCacccccttgccagcaatacgtggacacttgcgaaatcagcctcaatcacatcagtga
- the LOC131019486 gene encoding 7-deoxyloganetin glucosyltransferase-like: protein MQRPHAVVIPYPAQGHLNPLLKLAKLLHSRGFFITFVNTEFNHARLLRSRGPDSVAGLPDFRFAAIPDGLPPSDKDATQDIPQLCESLRKNGLPPFMDLVHTLNRSSHCPAVTCIVSDGHMSFTLDAADRLAVPAIYFFTTSACGFWAHTHVAGLIQRGICPLKDESQISNGYLEATEIEWVEGFRNMRLRDFPSFVRTTDPNDIMINYNLIQTGNAARATAVILNTCDGLEEDVLHALRQRFQKVLSIGPLHLLERAIKDPQLQAIDSSLWKEDDACIPWLDERPPRSVLYVNFGSITVVSAAQLLEFAWGLANCGHHFLWVIRPDLVSGDSAILPRDFSEEIAGRGMMVGWCAQERVLAHPTVGGFLTHCGWNSTIESVAEGLPMICWPFFAEQQTNCRYMCANWRIGVEMEGEVRREKVVDVVKQVMEGEKGKEMRIRARELRDKVRGAAEHGGSSYRNLDLLVNEILLKK from the exons ATGCAGCGTCCTCACGCCGTAGTAATCCCATACCCGGCTCAAGGCCATCTCAACCCTCTCCTCAAACTCGCCAAACTCCTCCACTCTCGCGGCTTCTTCATCACCTTTGTCAACACCGAATTCAACCACGCTCGCCTCCTCCGTTCGCGGGGGCCGGACTCTGTCGCCGGCCTGCCGGACTTCCGATTCGCAGCCATCCCCGACGGCCTCCCGCCTTCCGACAAGGACGCAACTCAAGACATCCCCCAACTCTGCGAATCCCTCAGAAAGAACGGCCTGCCTCCTTTCATGGACCTCGTCCACACTCTCAACCGATCTTCCCATTGCCCCGCCGTCACCTGCATCGTCTCCGATGGCCACATGAGCTTCACCCTCGACGCCGCCGATCGCCTCGCCGTTCCTGCCATCTACTTCTTCACCACCAGCGCTTGTGGGTTTTGGGCGCACACTCACGTTGCTGGACTCATACAAAGGGGAATATGCCCACTCAAag ATGAAAGCCAAATAAGCAACGGGTATCTGGAGGCGACCGAAATCGAGTGGGTGGAAGGGTTTCGAAACATGAGGCTGCGAGATTTCCCGAGCTTCGTACGGACCACCGATCCCAACGACATCATGATCAACTACAACTTGATACAGACCGGCAACGCCGCCAGGGCCACGGCGGTCATACTCAACACATGCGACGGACTGGAGGAGGACGTCCTCCACGCCCTACGGCAGAGATTCCAGAAGGTTCTATCCATAGGGCCACTCCACCTCCTCGAACGAGCCATCAAAGATCCACAGCTACAAGCAATCGATTCCAGCCTCTGGAAGGAAGACGACGCTTGCATCCCATGGTTGGACGAGAGGCCCCCGCGCTCTGTGCTCTACGTTAACTTCGGCAGCATCACGGTGGTCTCCGCCGCGCAGCTGCTTGAGTTCGCCTGGGGCCTTGCCAACTGCGGCCACCACTTTTTGTGGGTAATCAG GCCCGATTTGGTAAGCGGGGATTCGGCTATCCTCCCCCGCGATTTCTCAGAAGAAATCGCAGGGAGAGGGATGATGGTGGGGTGGTGCGCGCAGGAGCGTGTGCTAGCGCACCCTACTGTGGGAGGGTTTTTGACGCATTGCGGGTGGAACTCAACTATCGAGAGCGTGGCTGAGGGGCTGCCCATGATTTGTTGGCCCTTCTTCGCGGAGCAGCAGACAAATTGCCGATACATGTGCGCGAACTGGAGAATAGGAGTGGAGATGGAGGGAGaggtgaggagagagaaagtggtgGACGTGGTGAAACAAGTGATGGAGGGGGAGAAGGGGAAGGAGATGAGGATAAGAGCTCGAGAGTTGAGAGACAAGGTTCGAGGTGCTGCGGAACATGGTGGATCATCTTATCGCAATTTGGACTTGCTCGTCAACGAAATTCTGCTTAAGAAATGA